The proteins below come from a single Panicum hallii strain FIL2 chromosome 7, PHallii_v3.1, whole genome shotgun sequence genomic window:
- the LOC112899149 gene encoding (+)-neomenthol dehydrogenase-like has product MVDAISSPASTRRVAVVTGGNKGIGLEVCRQLAGAGVTVVLTARDEARGAAAAERLKALGLPDVLFHQLDITDAPSIARLADFLKTRFGKLDILVNNAALGAVEYVHETDYGSVTSKEKEKLSGMDMDQRLGWLWENSRETYDTAKKGLQTNYYGTKQVIEACLPLLKASSDGRIVNVSSHFGQLRLFRNEELKRELNDIDDLTQERLDELLDTFLEDFEADAVDSRGWPKYFSAYKVAKAAMNAYSRILAREHPELRVNCVHPGYVRTDMTIHSGLLTPQEGGSRVATAALLPKGGVTGAFFEDFKESSFV; this is encoded by the exons ATGGTGGACGCCATCTCCAGTCCGGCGAGCACTAG GAGGGTCGCCGTGGTCACCGGCGGCAACAAAGGGATCGGGCTGGAGGTGTGCCGgcagctcgccggcgccggcgtcaCCGTCGTCTTGACGGCCAGGGACGAGGCGaggggcgcggcggccgccgagAGGCTCAAGGCGCTGGGGCTCCCCGACGTCCTTTTCCATCAGCTGGACATCACCGATGCCCCGAGCATCGCTCGACTGGCTGATTTCTTGAAGACCCGTTTCGGGAAGCTGGACATCCTG GTAAATAATGCAGCACTTGGTGCGGTTGAGTATGTTCATGAAACAGACTATGGATCAGTAACGagcaaggaaaaggaaaag CTCAGTGGCATGGATATGGATCAGAGGCTGGGATGGTTGTGGGAAAACAGCCGGGAGACTTACGACACTGCAAAGAAAGGTCTGCAGACAAACTACTACGGCACAAAGCAAGTGATCGAAGCCTGTCTGCCTCTGCTGAAAGCCTCCTCCGATGGAAGGATCGTTAATGTCTCCTCCCACTTCGGTCAGCTAAGG CTTTTCAGAAATGAGGAGCTAAAGCGGGAGCTAAACGACATTGATGACCTCACCCAGGAGAGGCTGGATGAGCTGCTAGACACGTTCCTAGAAGACTTCGAGGCCGACGCGGTGGATTCGCGCGGCTGGCCGAAGTACTTCTCCGCGTACAAGGTTGCCAAGGCAGCCATGAACGCCTACTCGAGGATCCTGGCGAGGGAGCACCCCGAGCTGCGCGTCAACTGCGTGCACCCTGGCTATGTCAGAACCGACATGACCATACACTCGGGGTTGCTGACACCCCAGGAAGGCGGGAGCAgggtggcgacggcggcgctgctgccgAAGGGCGGCGTGACCGGCGCGTTCTTTGAAGACTTCAAGGAGTCGTCGTTCGTCTGA
- the LOC112899152 gene encoding uncharacterized protein LOC112899152 isoform X1, translated as MVQMGRKRRHDLAASISSGSDSDADFVPFNDPLSDSDKVENNDSDDAHTSNSNYKKKIRDLKINFKTRRINEVKKPSHAKSSDAFTRFSITIFSKIIGALTPEKKKVIEDSGFGSLLSFTKCYVPNKYAQWIAHNVDHKSGDIVIDGKIIFLIKESVHCVLGLPCGGTSFLADSSAGSIPRSC; from the exons ATGGTACAGATGGGTAGGAAAAGACGTCACGATTTAGCTGCATCTATAAGTTCCGGATCCGATAGTGATGCTGATTTCGTTCCTTTCAATGATCCGCTGAGCGACTCCGACAAGGTTGAGAACAATGATTCTGATGATGCTCACACGAGTAATTCTAAT TACAAGAAGAAGATCAGAGatttaaaaataaattttaagaCGCGCCGCATCAATGAG GTGAAGAAGCCTTCTCATGCAAAATCAAGTGATGCATTCACTCGTTTCTCAATAACAATATTTTCCAAAATAATAGGTGCTTTAACTCCAGAAAAGAAGAAAGTTATTGAGGATTCTGGTTTTGGATCACTCCTTTCATTCACAAAGTGCTATGTGCCCAATAAATATGCGCAATGGATTGCTCATAATGTTGATCATAAATCTGGTGATATTGTTATTGATGGCAAGATAATTTTCCTCATCAAAGAATCTGTCCATTGTGTTCTTGGTCTCCCTTGCGGCGGCACTTCATTCCTTGCTGATAGTAGTGCTG GTTCTATACCTAGATCATGTTGA
- the LOC112900789 gene encoding uncharacterized protein LOC112900789 → MAESSLGESLKPDGFVNSFVISAFCYSLFIKPNGHPDKSKCHFFFSNIVLYFPTLFNEHWFLFVVDIKDSKFVFLDPFHHKDHEYQKFVRDRLIPSFLFHWGRYIHVDINFDGYDLLYPDVPNQPSNNSVDSGIYTMMFLEHWKSPRMVLHNIFDSKDINNIRIKMANDLVFLPGNCGMKHWVLECDI, encoded by the exons ATGGCTGAATCT TCTCTTGGAGAGTCTTTGAAGCCAGATGgttttgtaaattcatttgttatcTCTGCTTTCTGCTATAGTCTATTTATCAAGCCAAATGGCCATCCAGACAAATCTAAATGCCACTTCTTCTTCTCAAATATTGTT TTGTATTTCCCAACCTTATTCAACGAGCACTGGTTCCTTTTTGTTGTTGATATCAAAGACAGCAAGTTTGTTTTTCTGGACCCTTTTCATCACAAAGATCATGAGTATCAAAAGTTTGTCAGAGATAGATTG ATTCCATCTTTCCTGTTCCACTGGGGCAGGTATATTCATGTTGATATAAACTTTGATGGATATGACTTGTTGTACCCAGACGTACCCAACCAACCCTCCAATAATAG CGTTGACTCTGGAATCTACACCATGATGTTTCTTGAGCATTGGAAATCTCCGAGGATGGTACTGCATAATATTTTCGATTCCAAAGATATCAACAACATTAGAATCAAAATGGCAAATGATCTAGTGTTTCTTCCCGGAAACTGTGGAATGAAGCACTGGGTTCTTGAATGTGACATCTAA
- the LOC112899152 gene encoding uncharacterized protein LOC112899152 isoform X2 translates to MGRKRRHDLAASISSGSDSDADFVPFNDPLSDSDKVENNDSDDAHTSNSNYKKKIRDLKINFKTRRINEVKKPSHAKSSDAFTRFSITIFSKIIGALTPEKKKVIEDSGFGSLLSFTKCYVPNKYAQWIAHNVDHKSGDIVIDGKIIFLIKESVHCVLGLPCGGTSFLADSSAGSIPRSC, encoded by the exons ATGGGTAGGAAAAGACGTCACGATTTAGCTGCATCTATAAGTTCCGGATCCGATAGTGATGCTGATTTCGTTCCTTTCAATGATCCGCTGAGCGACTCCGACAAGGTTGAGAACAATGATTCTGATGATGCTCACACGAGTAATTCTAAT TACAAGAAGAAGATCAGAGatttaaaaataaattttaagaCGCGCCGCATCAATGAG GTGAAGAAGCCTTCTCATGCAAAATCAAGTGATGCATTCACTCGTTTCTCAATAACAATATTTTCCAAAATAATAGGTGCTTTAACTCCAGAAAAGAAGAAAGTTATTGAGGATTCTGGTTTTGGATCACTCCTTTCATTCACAAAGTGCTATGTGCCCAATAAATATGCGCAATGGATTGCTCATAATGTTGATCATAAATCTGGTGATATTGTTATTGATGGCAAGATAATTTTCCTCATCAAAGAATCTGTCCATTGTGTTCTTGGTCTCCCTTGCGGCGGCACTTCATTCCTTGCTGATAGTAGTGCTG GTTCTATACCTAGATCATGTTGA
- the LOC112899154 gene encoding LOW QUALITY PROTEIN: salutaridine reductase-like (The sequence of the model RefSeq protein was modified relative to this genomic sequence to represent the inferred CDS: substituted 1 base at 1 genomic stop codon): MEGAIPHPPNARIAVVTGGNRGIGLEVCRQLAGAGVTVVLTARDETRGAAAVEKLGEAGLSGVIFHQLEITDARSIARLAGFLKARFGKLDILVNNAAVSGVEYLLDPFDSSLNNEEKFSSMDKGQRIEWLCNGVRGTYDAAREGVETNYYGTKHVIEALLPLLQASSDGRIVNVSSEWGLLRLINNEELKQELNDVEKLTEERLDEVLDTFLNDFKAGELGARGWPEHFSAYKVSKVTMNAYSRILARRHPELRVNCAHPGYVSTDMTIHSGPLTPEEGAANVVKVALLPEAGPSVLLSVVVYFGRVAVVTGGNKGIGLEVCRQLASNGVTVILTARDEARGAAAVEQLTAAAGLPDVIFHQLEVTDARSIARLAGFLKERFGKLDILVSHEIHCLYXVNNAAIGGVQRLPVQDLSAEKFSGMDARQRAEWMWKNCRETCDAAKAGIQTNYYGTKNVTEALLPLLQASSDGRIVNVSSDFGLLSHFINEELKQELNDVEKLTEERLDEVLAMFLNDFEAGEVEARGWPSAFAAYKVAKAAMNAYSRVLARRHPALRVNCAHPGYVKTDMTRHSGLLTPEEGASNVVKVALLPEGGPTGAFFALGQEAPFV; the protein is encoded by the exons ATGGAGGGCGCTATCCCCCATCCCCCCAACGCAAG GATtgcggtggtcaccggcgggaACAGAGGGATCGGGCTGGAGGTGTGCCGgcagctcgccggcgccggcgtcaCCGTCGTCTTGACGGCGAGGGACGAGACGAGGGGCGCGGCCGCCGTGGAGAAGCTCGGAGAAGCAGGGCTCTCCGGTGTCATTTTCCATCAGCTGGAGATCACTGACGCTCGGAGCATCGCTCGGTTGGCTGGTTTCTTGAAGGCTCGTTTTGGGAAGCTAGACATCCTG GTAAATAATGCTGCAGTCAGTGGTGTTGAGTACCTCCTAGATCCTTTTGATAGTTCACTGAACAACGAGGAAAAG TTCAGTAGCATGGATAAGGGTCAGCGGATTGAGTGGCTTTGCAATGGTGTCCGGGGGACCTACGACGCTGCCAGAGAAGGCGTGGAGACAAACTACTACGGCACCAAGCATGTCATCGAAGCCTTACTGCCGCTGCTGCAAGCTTCCTCCGATGGGAGAATCGTTAATGTCTCCTCCGAATGGGGGCTGCTAAGG CTAATCAACAACGAGGAGCTGAAGCAGGAGCTGAACGACGTCGAGAAGCTCACCGAGGAGAGGCTGGACGAGGTGCTGGACACGTTCCTGAACGACTTCAAGGCCGGCGAGCTGGGGGCGCGCGGGTGGCCGGAGCATTTCTCGGCGTACAAGGTGTCCAAGGTGACCATGAACGCCTACTCGAGGATCCTAGCGAGGAGGCACCCCGAGCTGCGCGTCAACTGCGCGCATCCCGGCTACGTGAGCACCGACATGACCATCCACTCCGGGCCCCTGACGCCCGAGGAAGGCGCGGCCAACGTGGTGAAGGTGGCGCTGCTGCCAGAAGCCGGG CCAAG TGTACTACTCTCTgtggttgtgtactttggtagGGTTGCTGTGGTCACCGGCGGGAACAAAGGGATCGGGCTGGAGGTGTGCAGGCAGCTGGCCAGCAATGGCGTCACCGTCATCTTAACAGCCAGGGACGAGGCgaggggcgccgccgccgtggagcagctcacagcagcagcagggctCCCCGATGTCATCTTCCATCAGCTGGAGGTCACCGATGCTCGGAGCATTGCTCGACTGGCTGGCTTCTTGAAGGAACGTTTCGGGAAGCTAGACATCCTGGTAAGTC ATGAAATTCACTGTCTCTATTAGGTAAATAATGCCGCTATCGGCGGGGTTCAGAGGCTTCCCGTCCAAGATCTGAGCGCCGAAAAG TTCAGTGGCATGGATGCGAGGCAGAGGGCTGAATGGATGTGGAAAAATTGCCGGGAGACGTGCGACGCTGCGAAGGCAGGGATCCAGACAAACTACTACGGCACAAAGAACGTCACCGAAGCACTGCTGCCTCTGCTGCAAGCCTCCTCCGATGGAAGGATCGTCAATGTCTCCTCCGACTTCGGGCTGCTAAGT CATTTCATCAACGAGGAGCTGAAGCAGGAGCTGAACGATGTTGAGAAGCTCACCGAGGAGAGGCTGGACGAGGTGCTGGCCATGTTCCTGAACGACTTCGAGGCCGGCGAGGTGGAGGCGCGCGGGTGGCCGTCGGCGTTCGCGGCGTACAAGGTGGCCAAGGCGGCCATGAACGCCTACTCGAGGGTCCTGGCGAGGCGGCACCCCGCGCTGCGCGTCAACTGCGCGCATCCCGGCTACGTGAAGACCGACATGACCAGGCACTCGGGCCTGCTGACGCCCGAGGAGGGCGCGAGCAACGTGGTGAAGGTGGCGCTGCTCCCGGAAGGTGGGCCGACCGGCGCGTTCTTCGCGTTGGGCCAGGAGGCGCCGTTCGTGTGA
- the LOC112899153 gene encoding LIM domain-containing protein PLIM2b, whose amino-acid sequence MSFTGTQDKCTACEKTVHFIDLLTADGVPYHKTCFKCSHCKGILSMCSYSSMDGVLYCKTHFEQLFKETGSFSKKFAPGGKSSDKSDLARAPSKLSSAFSGTQDKCAACQKTVYPLEKLTLEGESYHKSCFKCSHGGCILTGASYAALNGVLYCKIHFAQLFMEKGSYSHMKKKSASQEVIPDVAAEEQPPEPAPPQEEKGEDN is encoded by the exons ATGTCTTTCACCGGCACGCAGGACAAGTGCACGGCCTGCGAGAAGACCGTCCATTTCATCGACCTCCTCACGGCCGACGGCGTCCCCTACCACAAGACATGCTTCAAGTGCAGCCACTGCAAAGGGATCCTCTCG ATGTGCAGCTACTCCTCCATGGACGGCGTGCTGTACTGCAAGACCCACTTCGAGCAGCTCTTCAAGGAGACGGGGAGCTTCTCCAAGAAGTTCGCGCCAG GTGGCAAATCTTCAGACAAGAGTGACCTG GCAAGGGCCCCAAGCAAGCTATCATCTGCATTTTCTGGTACCCAAGACAAGTGCGCAGCATGCCAGAAAACAGTGTACCCGCTAGAGAAG TTGACCTTGGAAGGCGAGTCCTACCACAAGAGCTGCTTCAAGTGCTCTCACGGGGGCTGCATCTTGACCGGCGCCTCCTACGCCGCGCTCAACGGCGTCTTGTACTGCAAGATCCACTTCGCGCAGCTGTTCATGGAGAAGGGGAGCTACAGCCACATGAAGAAGAAGAGCGCGTCGCAGGAGGTGATCCCGGACGTGGCTGCCGAGGAGCAACCGCCGGAACCGGCGCCGCCGCaagaagagaagggagaggaCAACTAG
- the LOC112899151 gene encoding salutaridine reductase-like, translated as MERSSCPDPSDKRVAVVTGGNRGIGLEVCRQLASRGVMVILTARDEKRGSEAVEKLHESGLPDVQFHRLDVSDPSGAARLAEFIREKFGRLDILINNAGVIGASALIDTTTPIQEMLVGKSAMERLQWLLQRSTESYEEAEECLTINYFGTRYVTGALLPILLSSSDGRLINVSSNYGLLRYFSGENLKQELSDVDNLTVERLDEMSELFLKDYKNGQLKSNGWPDDSEYLAYKVSKALINGYTRIMSKKYPELRINSVHPGYCKTDINFDTGEYTAENGASCVVSVALLPEGGPTGVFFFRTEEAPFV; from the exons ATGGAAAGGAGCAGCTGCCCCGATCCTTCTGACAAAAG GGTTGCTGTTGTCACCGGAGGGAACAGAGGAATTGGGCTGGAGGTGTGCAGGCAGCTGGCTTCCAGGGGTGTCATGGTGATCCTGACGGCAAGGGACGAGAAAAGGGGCTCAGAAGCAGTGGAGAAACTTCATGAGTCTGGGCTGCCCGATGTTCAGTTTCACCGGTTGGATGTCAGCGATCCATCCGGCGCTGCTCGTCTGGCTGAGTTCATCAGGGAGAAGTTTGGCAGGCTAGATATACTG ATCAATAACGCAGGAGTTATTGGTGCAAGTGCACTGATCGATACCACAACACCAATTCAGGAAATG CTCGTAGGCAAGAGCGCAATGGAGAGGCTCCAATGGTTGCTGCAGCGCTCCACGGAGAGCTATGAGGAAGCAGAAGAATGTCTGACAATAAACTACTTCGGCACCAGATATGTGACCGGAGCACTTCTCCCTATCCTTTTATCATCCTCTGACGGACGGCTTATCAACGTGTCATCCAACTACGGACTCCTCCGT TATTTCAGCGGCGAAAATCTTAAGCAGGAGCTGAGCGACGTTGACAATCTGACAGTAGAGAGGCTGGACGAGATGTCTGAACTGTTCCTGAAAGACTACAAGAACGGCCAGTTGAAATCTAACGGATGGCCTGACGATTCTGAATACCTGGCCTACAAGGTGTCCAAGGCTCTGATCAATGGCTACACCAGGATAATGTCGAAGAAGTACCCGGAGTTGCGCATCAACAGCGTGCACCCTGGCTACTGCAAGACCGACATCAACTTTGACACTGGCGAGTACACCGCAGAGAACGGTGCCAGTTGCGTTGTTTCGGTGGCCCTATTGCCGGAGGGAGGCCCGACAGGTGTGTTCTTCTTCCGCACAGAAGAAGCACCATTTGTGTAA